Proteins from a genomic interval of Zingiber officinale cultivar Zhangliang chromosome 2A, Zo_v1.1, whole genome shotgun sequence:
- the LOC122041887 gene encoding uncharacterized protein LOC122041887, whose translation MATTMLLLKGLKEQGRLGRSFGRVVIQDQPPSNTIQKIIAVKDAMTYIENYLQNVNIVLLKIRTILLSGQPEVTSEIAMVLLGLAIILLVIPFKYILAFVIFDLFTRELDFRRKMVIKVMKFLRERWAAVHAAPVVVLPYESTDMVGVDNIDADKTDRKDIGKR comes from the exons ATGGCTACCACTATGCTTTTATTGAAGGGTCTCAAAGAACAAGGGCGTCTAGGAAGATCTTTTGGTAGAGTAGTAATACAAGATCAGCCACCCTCAAATACAATCCAGAAAATAATTGCTGTAAAGGATGCCATGACATACATCGAGAACTATCTTCAGAATGTTAACATTGTTCTCCTTAAAATTAGGACGATTTTGTTATCTGGTCAACCTGAG GTGACATCTGAAATTGCTATGGTGCTTCTCGGTTTGGCTATTATTCTCCTTGTGATTCCTTTTAAGTATATTCTTGCTTTTGTTATCTTCGATCTTTTTACGCGCGAGTTAGACTTCCGAAGGAAAATGGTTATCAAAGTCATGAAGTTTCTAAGAGAACGGTGGGCTGCTGTTCATGCGGCACCTGTGGTGGTACTCCCATATGAGAGTACTGATATGGTTGGAGTCGACAACATTGATGCAGACAAAACAGATCGAAAGGATATTGGAAAACGGTAA